One part of the Bacteroidota bacterium genome encodes these proteins:
- a CDS encoding S8 family peptidase yields MKKFTSLFTAALFLSGTALTFAGNKCEVIIPGNHAPMHFKLAANVHEGDYLPTTVIFKVKPQYRQNCKINSVDNILPLQDYLNSVGATKVAKIYPHVEAPAQERNALGQKLVDLSLIYSFKFTSGLNLEKVINGMLSLGYFEYVEPWYVPKLHAVCTPNDPSLGSQYHIQGNVTGSIDVKGTAWCTTNGSASFIVGITDTGTELTHPDLAANVYHNTADPVDGSDNDADGYIDDYNGWDVGMNDNDPTWQGNNHGVMTSGDACAVTNNSTGVSSPGFNTKFIMCKIADASGALVAAYQGIQWLADFSAKHGNIVQMISNSWGGSGGGSYGQNIIDYAAINNNILVMASAGNNGVEDQTYPSSYNNIYRVSASTSTDNMAGFSSYGLDVDYCAPGNNVYSTTSGAGYQSASGTSMACPVSAGGAALIQSVKNYTNAFQIGEQMKQTCDPMPSATQYPLGKLGKGRIDINNALTQAAKSILVNPVTVTDNNDNIFDVGETIDISGIFTNYLDPSSSSATATLSTYSVSAGPNPTITNGSFTIGALATLATTNNNASPFTAVLSASAPINQTVRFKIHITDGTFTGDTYFDILVNPDYINITINDLHTTITSKGRIGYNNDGQVNGLGVEYENPSPQALLYESSLMIGASSTKVSDMFRDASTGNTDFGSTVRVKQVLPATVSDFDVDGSFNDAPATTSGPIPVSVHHNAYAWQTAPYRKFVIVKYVITNTGASTLSGLYAGIMSDWDVPNANSGQDKASWDVPNKMGYVYWVGNNLYAATKVLTNSAPPNCHVVDNVSGGNGDIDPTTNFTTADKYKALSVLRASDGFSATGGDVMNCVSSGPFTVNAGDSVTVAFALIGGDNLADIQATACAAQDKWDNSCSTGVFENGETDNFWAYAYPSPATTNVNIAYNVIGYEHAAIRIMNSLGEVVMTYENIQQGRNTLTLDASKLSAGNYFFQLKAGEAVLTKRFSVMK; encoded by the coding sequence ATGAAAAAATTTACATCTCTGTTTACTGCTGCGCTTTTTCTCTCTGGCACAGCGCTTACATTCGCAGGCAACAAATGCGAAGTAATTATTCCGGGCAACCATGCGCCCATGCATTTCAAACTGGCTGCAAATGTTCACGAAGGAGATTATCTGCCAACCACAGTTATCTTCAAAGTAAAACCCCAGTACCGGCAGAACTGCAAAATAAATTCAGTTGATAATATTCTTCCGCTTCAGGATTATCTTAATTCGGTGGGCGCAACTAAAGTGGCAAAAATTTATCCTCACGTGGAAGCGCCCGCGCAGGAAAGAAATGCGCTCGGACAAAAATTAGTTGACCTCTCTCTTATTTATTCTTTCAAGTTCACCTCAGGTTTGAATCTTGAAAAAGTAATTAACGGAATGCTTTCGCTCGGCTATTTTGAATACGTGGAGCCCTGGTATGTTCCCAAACTTCATGCCGTATGCACTCCGAATGACCCATCTTTAGGAAGCCAATATCATATCCAAGGAAATGTTACCGGCAGCATTGATGTGAAAGGAACCGCCTGGTGCACCACCAACGGAAGCGCAAGTTTTATAGTGGGAATCACCGACACCGGCACAGAACTCACTCACCCCGACCTTGCCGCAAATGTTTACCACAACACCGCTGACCCGGTTGATGGCAGTGATAATGATGCAGACGGTTATATAGACGATTACAACGGCTGGGATGTGGGAATGAATGACAACGACCCCACCTGGCAGGGAAACAATCACGGAGTGATGACAAGCGGAGATGCCTGTGCGGTTACAAATAACAGCACGGGAGTTTCAAGCCCCGGCTTCAATACGAAATTTATCATGTGCAAAATTGCCGATGCAAGCGGTGCACTGGTGGCTGCCTACCAGGGAATTCAATGGCTTGCCGATTTTTCTGCCAAGCATGGAAACATTGTTCAGATGATCAGCAACTCATGGGGCGGAAGCGGTGGCGGCTCTTACGGGCAAAACATTATTGACTATGCCGCCATCAACAATAATATTCTGGTGATGGCTTCTGCCGGCAATAACGGAGTGGAAGACCAAACCTATCCTTCTTCCTATAATAATATATACCGCGTGTCGGCTTCCACCAGCACAGATAACATGGCGGGTTTTTCTTCTTACGGGCTGGATGTGGACTACTGCGCTCCCGGAAATAATGTTTATTCAACCACGAGCGGTGCAGGATACCAATCAGCCAGCGGAACTTCCATGGCTTGCCCGGTTTCGGCAGGCGGTGCGGCATTGATTCAGTCGGTGAAAAATTATACCAATGCTTTCCAGATTGGAGAGCAGATGAAACAAACCTGCGACCCTATGCCAAGCGCCACGCAATATCCTTTAGGAAAACTTGGCAAGGGAAGAATTGACATCAACAACGCGCTCACGCAGGCGGCAAAATCCATTTTGGTAAATCCGGTTACAGTTACTGACAATAACGATAACATTTTTGATGTGGGTGAAACCATTGACATCAGCGGAATATTCACCAATTATCTTGACCCTTCTTCTTCCAGCGCAACGGCAACGCTGAGCACCTATTCGGTTTCTGCGGGACCCAATCCTACTATTACAAACGGAAGTTTCACCATTGGCGCGCTTGCCACGCTGGCAACAACCAACAACAATGCTTCGCCTTTTACAGCGGTGCTTTCTGCCAGCGCTCCCATTAATCAAACCGTGCGTTTCAAAATTCATATTACGGATGGAACGTTCACGGGCGATACGTATTTTGATATTCTGGTGAACCCCGATTACATTAATATTACCATTAATGATTTGCACACCACCATTACCAGCAAAGGAAGAATTGGCTATAACAATGACGGGCAGGTGAACGGGCTTGGCGTTGAATACGAAAACCCATCGCCCCAGGCGCTTCTCTATGAATCCAGTTTGATGATTGGCGCTTCAAGTACAAAGGTTTCTGATATGTTCCGCGATGCAAGCACGGGCAACACCGATTTTGGTTCTACCGTTCGCGTGAAACAAGTTCTTCCCGCAACGGTTTCCGATTTTGATGTGGATGGAAGTTTCAACGATGCGCCTGCCACCACCAGCGGTCCCATTCCCGTGAGCGTTCACCACAATGCGTATGCATGGCAAACCGCGCCTTACAGGAAATTTGTGATTGTGAAATATGTAATCACCAATACGGGCGCAAGCACGCTCAGCGGCTTGTATGCCGGAATCATGTCTGACTGGGATGTGCCCAATGCCAATTCGGGGCAGGACAAAGCAAGTTGGGATGTGCCCAACAAAATGGGATACGTTTACTGGGTGGGAAATAATTTATATGCGGCTACGAAGGTCTTAACTAATTCCGCACCTCCCAACTGCCATGTGGTGGACAACGTTTCGGGAGGAAATGGAGACATTGACCCCACCACCAATTTCACCACTGCCGATAAATACAAAGCCCTTTCCGTTCTGCGCGCCAGCGATGGATTTTCTGCCACCGGAGGAGATGTGATGAACTGCGTGAGCAGCGGGCCCTTCACCGTAAATGCGGGCGACAGCGTAACCGTTGCCTTCGCGCTCATTGGCGGAGACAACCTTGCCGACATTCAGGCAACCGCCTGCGCTGCGCAGGATAAATGGGATAACTCCTGCAGCACCGGTGTGTTTGAAAATGGCGAAACCGATAACTTCTGGGCGTATGCTTATCCCTCGCCCGCAACCACCAACGTGAACATTGCCTACAACGTGATTGGCTACGAGCATGCCGCCATCCGCATTATGAATTCACTGGGCGAAGTGGTAATGACCTATGAAAACATTCAGCAGGGAAGAAACACGCTCACCCTCGATGCTTCCAAACTCAGCGCGGGAAATTATTTTTTCCAGTTAAAAGCAGGCGAAGCAGTGCTGACGAAAAGATTCAGTGTGATGAAATAA
- a CDS encoding type I restriction enzyme HsdR N-terminal domain-containing protein, translating into MLKLNLPEYSFRIRQGEKGNQIFDAIRKKFVALTPEEWVRQNFIQYLIEEKKYPASLIAVETGLKYNKLQKRSDIKIHNRKGNVWMIVECKKPDVKISQETFNQVAVYNISNKLRTKFLAVTNGLKHYCCEMNYEQGKHLFLKDFPEYK; encoded by the coding sequence ATGTTAAAATTAAATCTTCCCGAATATTCTTTTCGAATTCGACAAGGTGAAAAAGGAAATCAAATCTTTGATGCGATTCGCAAAAAGTTTGTCGCTCTCACACCCGAAGAATGGGTGCGCCAGAATTTTATTCAGTATTTAATTGAAGAAAAAAAATATCCTGCTTCGCTTATTGCCGTTGAAACAGGATTGAAGTACAACAAACTTCAAAAGCGAAGCGACATAAAAATTCACAACCGGAAAGGAAATGTGTGGATGATTGTGGAATGCAAAAAACCCGATGTAAAAATTTCTCAGGAAACTTTTAATCAGGTTGCCGTTTACAATATATCGAATAAACTCAGAACAAAATTTTTGGCGGTAACAAACGGCTTGAAACATTATTGCTGCGAAATGAACTATGAACAGGGAAAGCATTTATTTCTAAAAGATTTTCCTGAGTACAAATAA
- the holA gene encoding DNA polymerase III subunit delta: MDFDKIISDLKNKVYHPVYFLMGEEPFFIDEVSNYIEKNILDDSEKEFNQTVLYGGETNILQVIGEAKSYPMMSNYRVVIIKEAQNMKDLVPKEKSDPSPSLPKGERVERANSSPSGRSGGVVHPLENYLDNPQKTTILVFCHKYKTIDMRTGFAKNLSKRAVVLKSDTLYDYKVPKWIEEFIADKKYSIEPRASQLLTEFLGNDLSKIANELEKLFLNIPEKSKITSDHIQKYIGISKEYNNFELQDAIGKKDSLKANRIINYFSANTKDNPMVVTVASLAGYFSKMLLYHMVKGKPQNEIAATLKVPPFFVKDYASASNNYPPGKIFSAISLLREYDMKSKGYENSNIDEGELMKEMVYKIMH; encoded by the coding sequence ATGGATTTTGACAAAATAATATCCGACCTCAAGAACAAAGTTTACCATCCCGTTTATTTTTTAATGGGCGAGGAGCCGTTCTTTATTGATGAAGTTTCAAATTACATAGAGAAAAATATTCTGGATGATTCCGAAAAAGAATTCAACCAGACAGTTTTATACGGAGGCGAGACAAACATTCTGCAGGTCATCGGCGAAGCCAAGAGTTATCCCATGATGAGCAATTACCGCGTGGTGATTATCAAGGAAGCGCAGAACATGAAAGACCTTGTGCCGAAGGAAAAATCAGACCCCTCTCCATCTCTCCCCAAAGGGGAGAGGGTTGAGCGCGCAAACTCCTCCCCTTCGGGGAGGTCGGGTGGGGTTGTTCATCCGCTAGAAAATTATCTCGACAATCCCCAAAAGACAACCATTCTTGTTTTCTGCCATAAGTACAAAACCATTGACATGCGCACAGGGTTCGCAAAAAATCTTTCCAAGCGCGCAGTGGTTTTGAAATCGGATACGCTTTACGATTACAAAGTGCCGAAGTGGATTGAAGAATTTATAGCGGATAAAAAATATTCCATTGAGCCGCGTGCGAGCCAACTGCTCACGGAATTTCTTGGAAATGATTTGAGCAAGATTGCCAACGAACTTGAAAAACTTTTCTTAAACATTCCTGAGAAAAGCAAAATTACTTCCGACCACATTCAAAAATACATCGGCATCAGCAAGGAGTACAACAATTTTGAATTGCAGGATGCCATTGGGAAAAAAGATTCGCTGAAAGCAAACCGCATCATCAATTATTTTTCTGCCAATACAAAGGATAATCCCATGGTGGTAACGGTTGCTTCGCTGGCAGGGTATTTCAGCAAGATGCTGCTGTATCATATGGTAAAAGGAAAACCGCAGAATGAAATTGCAGCAACTCTCAAAGTGCCTCCGTTTTTTGTGAAGGATTATGCATCGGCTTCAAATAATTATCCTCCCGGAAAAATTTTCAGCGCCATTTCTCTCCTCCGCGAATACGATATGAAATCAAAGGGCTATGAAAATTCAAACATAGATGAAGGAGAACTGATGAAAGAAATGGTGTATAAAATAATGCATTGA
- a CDS encoding EVE domain-containing protein, giving the protein MNYFLVKSEPETYSWEQFAKDGKTMWEGVRNFAARKNLRSMKKDDLVLFYHSGEDKCVKGIAKVTREFYQDPTTKEDWSVVDLASEKPLKKPVTLAQIKAEKKLQNIYLVRQGRLSVMPLGKEEFELIVRMGS; this is encoded by the coding sequence ATGAATTATTTCCTCGTCAAATCCGAACCCGAAACGTATTCATGGGAACAATTTGCCAAAGACGGCAAAACCATGTGGGAAGGCGTGCGCAACTTTGCCGCGAGAAAAAATTTACGCTCTATGAAAAAAGATGATTTGGTTTTGTTCTATCACAGCGGAGAAGATAAATGCGTGAAAGGAATTGCAAAAGTTACCAGAGAATTTTACCAAGACCCCACCACAAAAGAAGATTGGTCGGTGGTTGACCTTGCTTCTGAAAAACCGCTGAAGAAACCCGTTACGCTGGCGCAAATAAAAGCAGAAAAAAAATTGCAGAACATTTATCTGGTGAGACAAGGAAGATTATCCGTTATGCCGCTTGGCAAAGAAGAGTTTGAACTTATCGTTCGCATGGGAAGTTGA
- the murB gene encoding UDP-N-acetylmuramate dehydrogenase, producing the protein MTIQENISLRKYNTFGIDVSAKYFLEANSVSDVQNYLDEKKSSPLLILGGGSNILFTKNFDGVVLKNNLKGIELLREDSENYFVKVGGGEVWHEFVLHCIKNNQAGIENLSLIPGSMGAAPIQNIGAYGVEQKETFHELEAVNLQENKKVIFKNSDCKFGYRDSIFKREAKNKYIITSVTFRLNKKPKYNTSYGAINQELEKMGVKKLSIAAISQAVITIRRSKLPDPAMIGNAGSFFKNPIVSNEKYELLKKEFPAIVAYKNSNSEMKLAAGWLVEQCGWKGKRFNAHGVHKDQALVLVNYGNANGNDIYELSEKILQSVKEKFGVMLEREVVIV; encoded by the coding sequence ATGACCATTCAGGAAAACATTTCTCTTCGCAAATACAACACCTTCGGCATTGATGTTTCGGCAAAATATTTTCTCGAAGCGAATTCTGTTTCTGATGTTCAAAACTATTTAGATGAAAAAAAATCTTCGCCTCTGCTTATCTTGGGCGGAGGAAGCAATATTCTTTTCACAAAAAACTTTGACGGAGTTGTTCTGAAAAATAATCTCAAGGGAATTGAACTGCTCAGGGAAGATTCGGAAAATTATTTTGTGAAAGTTGGCGGAGGCGAGGTGTGGCATGAATTCGTTCTGCACTGCATAAAAAATAATCAGGCGGGCATTGAAAATCTTTCACTCATTCCCGGCTCGATGGGCGCAGCGCCCATTCAGAACATTGGTGCGTATGGCGTGGAGCAAAAGGAAACTTTTCACGAACTCGAAGCCGTCAATCTTCAGGAAAACAAAAAAGTTATTTTCAAAAATTCCGATTGTAAATTCGGTTACCGCGACAGTATTTTCAAACGCGAAGCAAAAAATAAATACATCATTACTTCCGTTACTTTCCGCCTGAACAAAAAACCAAAATACAATACAAGTTACGGAGCAATCAATCAGGAGTTAGAAAAAATGGGGGTGAAAAAACTTTCCATCGCTGCCATTTCTCAGGCGGTGATTACTATCCGCAGAAGCAAACTGCCCGACCCTGCAATGATTGGCAATGCAGGAAGTTTTTTTAAAAATCCAATCGTTTCGAATGAGAAATATGAATTGCTGAAGAAAGAATTTCCGGCTATTGTCGCCTATAAAAACTCCAATAGCGAAATGAAATTGGCTGCCGGCTGGCTCGTTGAACAATGCGGATGGAAAGGAAAACGGTTCAACGCTCATGGCGTTCACAAAGACCAGGCATTGGTGCTGGTGAATTATGGAAACGCAAACGGAAATGATATTTATGAACTCTCGGAAAAAATTTTGCAATCAGTGAAAGAAAAATTCGGAGTAATGCTCGAAAGAGAAGTAGTAATCGTATAA
- a CDS encoding EI24 domain-containing protein → MIFSKQVELGFRSYFNAIGFIFSKGLWWAFFIPLLLNILLFIGGYSLIENLTTHVQDWLKGILGLDSDSFFLSKYLGVFIAGFVWIFFRVLFFFVFAYYGGYIILILLSPLFAYLSAKTEEIISGKKYPFDGDQWMRDMVRGILIVLRNLFIQTGWIILMFVAGFIPVVGWFSAIVLFLVSAYFYGFSFIDYTSERRKLKIHESIQFVRANKWLAISNGFIFCLFLLLPFCGILFSGFAAIVAVVAATLAVNEISPGRE, encoded by the coding sequence ATGATATTCAGCAAGCAGGTTGAACTTGGTTTTCGCTCTTACTTCAATGCCATCGGATTTATTTTTTCGAAAGGTTTGTGGTGGGCATTCTTCATTCCGCTCCTGCTGAATATTCTTTTATTCATAGGAGGATATTCACTGATTGAAAATCTTACAACTCATGTGCAGGATTGGTTAAAAGGAATTTTAGGATTGGACAGCGATTCTTTTTTCCTCTCGAAATATCTTGGCGTGTTTATCGCAGGATTTGTATGGATTTTTTTCCGCGTGCTTTTCTTTTTTGTGTTTGCTTATTACGGAGGATACATTATTTTGATTTTACTTTCGCCTTTGTTCGCGTACCTCTCTGCGAAGACCGAAGAAATCATCAGCGGAAAAAAATATCCCTTCGATGGCGACCAATGGATGCGCGACATGGTGCGCGGAATTTTAATTGTGCTGCGGAATCTTTTCATTCAAACGGGCTGGATTATTTTAATGTTCGTTGCAGGATTTATTCCGGTGGTTGGATGGTTTTCGGCAATTGTTTTATTTCTTGTCTCCGCCTACTTCTACGGGTTTTCTTTTATTGATTACACCAGCGAAAGAAGAAAATTAAAAATCCATGAGAGCATTCAGTTTGTGCGCGCGAATAAATGGCTGGCAATTTCCAACGGATTTATTTTTTGCCTTTTTCTTCTTCTTCCGTTCTGTGGAATTTTATTCTCAGGGTTTGCGGCAATTGTTGCAGTGGTAGCGGCAACACTGGCTGTAAATGAAATTTCTCCGGGCAGGGAATAG
- a CDS encoding menaquinone biosynthesis protein, producing MKKSSLRISAVSYINAKPFVYGIEQGGFLKNYSLSLDIPSLCADKLMKDKVDIGLAPIAVIPHLKKYFLFPDFCIGANGPVRSVMLYSEAPLNEIKRIHLDNQSRTSVMLLQILAKHFWKISPQWIQAKDGYEKNINGNVAGLIIGDRNFSFTKKFQYAFDLSEQWKLFTGLPFVFACWISNKKLDAQHEISFYKSMKFGLEQKEKVIEQLDKEFDKKIMSDYLNEYIIYSLDQPKRIAMNLFLKLCATIR from the coding sequence ATGAAAAAATCTTCTCTGAGAATTTCTGCCGTATCCTATATAAACGCAAAGCCGTTTGTGTATGGAATTGAGCAAGGCGGGTTTCTGAAAAATTATTCTCTTTCACTCGATATTCCTTCTTTATGTGCCGATAAATTAATGAAAGATAAAGTGGACATCGGGCTTGCACCTATAGCCGTTATTCCCCATTTGAAAAAATATTTTCTCTTTCCTGATTTCTGCATTGGCGCAAATGGTCCCGTGCGCTCGGTGATGCTCTACAGCGAAGCTCCGTTGAATGAAATAAAAAGAATTCATCTCGATAATCAATCGCGAACATCCGTTATGCTGCTGCAAATTCTGGCAAAACATTTCTGGAAAATTTCTCCTCAGTGGATTCAGGCGAAAGACGGCTATGAAAAAAATATTAACGGAAATGTTGCGGGATTAATTATTGGCGACCGGAATTTTTCTTTCACAAAAAAATTTCAATATGCATTTGACTTATCCGAACAATGGAAATTATTCACCGGTCTTCCGTTTGTTTTTGCCTGCTGGATTTCAAATAAAAAATTAGATGCGCAGCATGAAATTTCATTTTACAAATCCATGAAGTTCGGGCTGGAGCAGAAAGAAAAAGTAATTGAGCAATTAGACAAAGAGTTCGATAAAAAAATAATGAGCGATTACCTGAACGAGTATATCATCTATTCTCTTGACCAGCCCAAAAGAATTGCCATGAATTTATTTCTGAAACTTTGCGCTACCATTCGTTGA
- a CDS encoding PD40 domain-containing protein produces the protein MKKNILLIGVISIVILSGVEVSFSQKGDGGNVFKKGTDEYKMFMAKQDFFGGDYRSALNKFKEVEKNRPNDGNIHFWIGNCYYMMKTYQDAVDELEKAKSLDPNASSELSLALGKAYHARGMIDKALEELNAYRKTVADSPKKISESEVDVEIAQCNVAKEMMAHPVNAKLSFLIDLNSQYDDKGPVLTGGDKVMIFTSRRPEGDKSKTDKEGDYGYFDNVYESFWSDEKKTWLAGDLIRGPINLDGGYNSVTSISSDGNQMFIYRNHVTEAHGGEIFVSKKATSGKWKTPEILLKPVNTSYYEDAAVLSPDGNTLYFVSERPGGLGQGDIWLSKKMPEGWAEPVNMGAPVNSPFDENGLWLAPDGKTLFFCSNGPNSIGSYDIFKTTMDEKGKWSNPVNIGYPINSVGIESKFVMTADKKTAYIATVRDSGLGERDIIMVDISNYDVMSGVSKPLLQTASLAGKITGADSTHKALPAEIRILDKATGMQSAMTKSGEDGSYIIDFPCSKPCLIEVSSEGYQKFSEEISLPAGKTETKNITLSKSQ, from the coding sequence ATGAAAAAAAATATTTTACTTATCGGTGTTATTTCAATTGTCATACTGAGCGGAGTCGAAGTATCCTTTTCTCAAAAAGGAGATGGCGGAAATGTTTTCAAAAAAGGGACCGATGAATATAAAATGTTCATGGCGAAGCAGGATTTTTTCGGAGGCGATTACCGCTCGGCTCTCAATAAATTTAAGGAAGTGGAAAAGAACCGCCCGAACGATGGCAACATTCATTTCTGGATTGGCAACTGCTATTACATGATGAAAACCTATCAGGATGCGGTGGATGAATTGGAAAAAGCAAAATCACTCGACCCTAATGCTTCTTCCGAATTAAGCTTGGCGCTCGGCAAGGCGTATCACGCGCGCGGCATGATTGACAAAGCGCTCGAAGAACTGAATGCTTACCGCAAAACCGTTGCCGACAGTCCCAAAAAAATTTCCGAGAGCGAAGTGGATGTGGAAATTGCGCAGTGCAACGTTGCAAAAGAAATGATGGCGCATCCGGTAAATGCCAAACTTTCTTTTCTGATAGACCTCAATTCGCAATACGATGACAAAGGTCCCGTGCTTACCGGAGGCGACAAGGTGATGATTTTTACTTCGCGCAGGCCCGAAGGCGATAAATCAAAAACTGACAAGGAAGGCGATTACGGATATTTCGACAACGTGTATGAAAGTTTCTGGAGCGATGAAAAGAAAACCTGGCTGGCGGGTGATTTAATTCGTGGTCCTATTAATTTGGATGGCGGCTATAATTCTGTTACGAGCATTTCTTCCGATGGAAATCAAATGTTCATTTACCGCAACCATGTTACCGAAGCGCACGGAGGAGAAATTTTTGTTTCCAAAAAAGCCACTTCCGGAAAATGGAAAACGCCCGAAATTCTTCTCAAGCCCGTTAATACGAGTTACTACGAAGATGCGGCAGTGCTTTCGCCCGATGGAAACACACTTTATTTTGTGAGCGAGCGACCGGGCGGATTAGGACAAGGAGATATATGGCTCTCAAAAAAAATGCCGGAAGGATGGGCAGAGCCCGTGAATATGGGTGCACCTGTAAATTCTCCCTTCGATGAAAACGGATTATGGCTTGCGCCCGATGGCAAAACACTTTTCTTCTGCTCGAACGGGCCCAACTCCATTGGCTCTTATGATATTTTTAAAACCACCATGGATGAAAAAGGAAAATGGAGCAACCCGGTAAACATCGGTTATCCGATTAACAGCGTAGGCATAGAATCAAAATTCGTGATGACTGCCGATAAAAAAACCGCTTACATTGCCACCGTGCGCGACAGCGGGCTGGGCGAACGCGATATTATTATGGTAGATATTTCCAATTACGATGTGATGAGCGGAGTGAGCAAGCCACTTTTGCAGACGGCTTCGCTTGCCGGAAAAATTACAGGTGCCGACAGCACACACAAAGCATTGCCTGCCGAAATTCGGATTCTTGACAAAGCCACCGGCATGCAAAGCGCCATGACTAAATCGGGAGAAGATGGTTCTTACATCATTGATTTTCCTTGCAGTAAGCCCTGCCTTATAGAAGTTTCCTCAGAAGGATACCAGAAATTCTCGGAAGAAATTTCGCTGCCTGCCGGAAAAACCGAAACAAAAAATATTACGCTTTCGAAAAGCCAATAG
- a CDS encoding 30S ribosomal protein S16 translates to MPAIIRLSRHGKKGQAFYHIVVADKRFPRDARFIEKIGTYNPRTNPETVVLKFDRAIEWLHKGAKPSDTMRSIFSRQGVLFKSHLLKGVKKGVLTQEQADAKFAKWVSENEAKVSGKKSSSESSKRDAYKKRMATEQSARESRSAKRKAKEAASISAAETPVAAETPSSETTGEPKA, encoded by the coding sequence ATGCCTGCAATCATTCGCCTCTCGCGCCATGGAAAAAAAGGACAAGCGTTCTATCACATTGTGGTAGCCGACAAACGCTTTCCGCGTGATGCCCGCTTCATTGAAAAAATAGGAACCTATAACCCGCGCACCAATCCTGAAACGGTGGTATTGAAATTCGACCGCGCCATTGAATGGCTTCATAAAGGCGCCAAGCCATCGGATACTATGCGCTCCATTTTTTCAAGGCAGGGAGTGTTGTTTAAATCCCATTTGCTCAAAGGCGTGAAAAAAGGAGTTCTTACGCAGGAGCAGGCAGATGCAAAGTTTGCCAAATGGGTTTCTGAAAACGAAGCCAAAGTGAGCGGAAAAAAATCATCCTCTGAATCTTCTAAGCGTGATGCGTATAAAAAGCGCATGGCAACAGAGCAATCTGCCCGTGAAAGTCGTAGTGCAAAGCGCAAAGCGAAAGAGGCAGCCAGCATTTCTGCCGCAGAAACGCCTGTTGCTGCCGAAACTCCTTCATCGGAAACTACTGGAGAGCCAAAGGCATAG